In Dickeya dadantii NCPPB 898, one DNA window encodes the following:
- a CDS encoding methyl-accepting chemotaxis protein, giving the protein MSVFGNYVRNLKISHKMYGGFGLVLLLVILASAFSSVRFFMIQDLYIKSSIMNEMGNFIDLTRIARIKFTYTLNNDNLNNLNKYLEQARQLNEKANALRWDATYQSDFSNVAQDFTEYAKNIDRVKSSVDGMNDVTKEIAALDQKEALSDAFYVSSSDINLLRQYHQTSVLYAQLVDKVHLLQKEGSEAAFKSMQGVYDQAKKSFDGLNGLLPAEAKNSVSELGSRIERYNQSGVKYNDKVNQLRTTDSALRATGDKLINDIDGILKKIGARNNDIINNSVFQTIISGIAAAVLGLFIAWSVTRQITRPVIANLKLAEKIAGGDLSASVVVERHDELGQLTLAMMSMTEKLRQLIADIRHSVYSVAKASSDIAAGNNDLSSRTEQQSSAIVETAASMEQLTATVKNNADNARHASQISEQASGNANRGGEIIHKVIQTMDDISGSSKKISDITTVINSIAFQTNILALNAAVEAARAGEQGRGFAVVAGEVRNLAQRSSQAAKEIEGLISESVTRVNTGTVLVSDAGSAMDDIMASVKRVHDIMGEIASASDEQSRGIAQIGAAVSEMDTTIQQNASMVHESSAASNSLEDEAANLSRLVSVFRLSPQDEPALSGHAPALVRPRMTDSSARMTDNSARTAALPAGRPASSSSDNWTTF; this is encoded by the coding sequence ATGAGTGTGTTTGGGAATTATGTGCGAAATCTAAAGATCTCTCACAAGATGTATGGCGGATTTGGCCTGGTGCTGCTGCTGGTTATTCTGGCGTCGGCCTTCAGCTCGGTTCGTTTTTTCATGATTCAGGATTTATATATTAAAAGTTCGATCATGAATGAAATGGGAAACTTTATTGATCTTACCCGAATTGCCCGGATTAAATTCACGTATACGCTCAATAATGACAACCTCAACAACCTGAATAAATACCTTGAACAGGCTCGTCAGCTAAATGAAAAAGCCAACGCGCTGCGCTGGGATGCGACGTATCAGAGCGATTTCAGCAATGTGGCGCAGGACTTTACGGAATACGCCAAAAATATCGATCGTGTCAAAAGCAGTGTTGACGGCATGAACGATGTCACCAAAGAGATCGCCGCGCTTGACCAGAAAGAAGCCCTGAGCGATGCGTTCTACGTCAGTTCTAGCGATATCAATCTGTTACGGCAATATCATCAGACCAGCGTGCTCTACGCACAGTTGGTGGATAAAGTGCATCTGTTGCAAAAAGAAGGCAGCGAAGCGGCGTTTAAATCGATGCAGGGCGTTTATGATCAGGCGAAAAAATCCTTCGACGGCCTGAATGGATTGCTCCCTGCGGAGGCTAAAAATAGCGTCAGCGAACTCGGTAGCCGAATTGAGCGCTATAACCAGAGCGGCGTGAAATATAACGATAAGGTTAATCAACTGAGAACGACCGATTCCGCGCTCAGAGCGACCGGGGATAAGCTGATTAACGACATCGACGGGATTCTCAAAAAAATCGGCGCTCGTAACAACGATATTATCAATAACTCGGTATTCCAGACGATTATTTCCGGCATTGCCGCCGCAGTGTTGGGGCTGTTCATTGCCTGGTCGGTCACCCGCCAGATTACCCGACCGGTGATCGCCAACCTGAAACTGGCGGAGAAGATCGCCGGCGGCGATCTGTCGGCCAGCGTGGTGGTGGAGCGTCATGATGAACTGGGGCAATTGACGCTGGCGATGATGTCGATGACTGAAAAACTGCGCCAGCTGATCGCCGACATTCGGCACAGCGTCTACAGCGTGGCGAAAGCCTCTTCGGATATCGCCGCCGGCAACAACGACTTGTCTTCGCGTACCGAGCAGCAGTCGTCGGCGATTGTGGAAACCGCCGCCAGCATGGAACAGTTGACCGCTACGGTGAAAAACAACGCCGACAATGCCCGCCATGCCAGCCAGATTTCCGAGCAGGCTTCCGGTAACGCCAATCGGGGCGGTGAGATCATCCACAAGGTGATTCAGACTATGGATGACATCTCCGGCAGTTCGAAAAAGATTTCCGATATTACCACCGTCATCAACAGCATTGCGTTCCAGACCAATATCCTGGCGCTGAACGCCGCGGTGGAAGCGGCGCGCGCAGGGGAGCAGGGGCGCGGTTTCGCGGTGGTGGCCGGTGAAGTACGCAATCTGGCGCAGCGCAGTTCTCAGGCGGCCAAAGAGATTGAAGGGCTGATTTCAGAATCGGTGACCCGGGTCAATACCGGGACGGTGCTGGTGTCGGATGCGGGGAGCGCGATGGATGACATTATGGCATCCGTTAAGCGGGTCCACGACATCATGGGCGAAATCGCTTCGGCGTCGGATGAACAGAGCCGTGGCATTGCGCAAATAGGCGCGGCGGTATCGGAAATGGACACCACTATTCAGCAGAACGCTTCGATGGTGCATGAATCGTCCGCGGCGTCGAATTCGCTGGAGGATGAGGCGGCGAATCTGTCGCGGCTGGTGTCG
- the sodC gene encoding superoxide dismutase family protein has protein sequence MKLKALILSSLFVSAIAGAASTTVTLKEALPTGDGNTLGDITITETEYGLLFSPSLKGLPPGIHGFHVHANASCAPGEQNGNKVPALAAGGHLDPQKTGKHLGPYNDKGHLGDLPGLVVNADGTASYEVLAPRLKSLSEVKNHALMIHTGGDNYSDMPKELGGGGMRIACGVIQ, from the coding sequence ATGAAACTGAAAGCATTGATTCTGTCCAGCCTGTTCGTTAGCGCGATAGCCGGCGCGGCAAGCACCACGGTAACGCTAAAAGAGGCGCTGCCGACCGGAGACGGCAATACGCTTGGTGATATTACCATCACCGAAACAGAATACGGCCTGCTGTTCAGCCCCAGCCTGAAAGGATTGCCGCCGGGCATTCACGGCTTCCACGTGCATGCCAACGCCAGCTGCGCGCCGGGCGAGCAGAACGGCAACAAGGTGCCGGCACTGGCGGCCGGCGGCCATCTGGACCCACAAAAAACCGGCAAACATCTTGGCCCTTACAACGACAAAGGCCACCTTGGCGACCTGCCGGGGCTGGTGGTCAATGCCGACGGCACCGCCAGTTACGAGGTGCTGGCACCACGGCTGAAATCGCTATCGGAGGTGAAAAACCACGCGCTGATGATCCATACCGGCGGCGATAACTACTCGGATATGCCAAAAGAGCTGGGCGGCGGCGGCATGCGTATCGCCTGCGGCGTTATTCAATAA
- a CDS encoding methyl-accepting chemotaxis protein, protein MSSFLSHIAIPGLKRNRPARGAYRCDALPSSLSALGLPSKPGLLLVFVPPEANFSEVNRAWQRFSAPHRTVITLSSTGALCSQRNNSTYCDMNGPYGSWLWMPQSLIAKHEVHLVDLHMHDKPSARARIDAIRQELERLDVSLPLSSDNTFALIYCDGLAASEGFLMQAWYACRRFPCLTIGGAAGGRLDFSGTYIGADNTVLQGKAVIVFCQMAPGKSFAPFKSQNFDPTKQSWLVAEADPVARTVKSVFDANGHEQPIIEAIASCLRCPPNQISQHLTGKTFAVKVNDEYFVRSIASIKEDRIAFFCDLEFGDRLYLMQSTDFIATTERDWQQFISQYGKPDLVLLNDCVLRRAGNPNLEQAQFFDQVPAAGFSSFGEILGVPINQTLSALAFFSRDVKAMTHFPVEYAAYAGHYAQRSLRRWEALHDIQSAVVKQVVDYEQALAPLLTAMPQLEQATLRQSDTLDVAQTSIRAISESAAKTQEAQIRLETGLNDLERISKGISHITSGINAIADKTNLLALNAAVEAARAGEAGRGFAVVADEVRKLASSSKEQVDATTHSINEAVETIAHIRTIAQQTVTTTTQMADKSISAANQIADMSAETEKDRSNMTANLGNLKDLAKGMDAMQDAVNQLTTLQKLASS, encoded by the coding sequence ATGTCATCTTTCCTGAGCCATATCGCAATCCCGGGTTTAAAAAGGAACCGCCCTGCACGTGGGGCCTATCGCTGCGATGCTTTACCCTCCTCGCTGTCAGCCCTCGGGTTACCATCAAAACCGGGGTTGCTGCTGGTATTTGTGCCACCTGAAGCCAATTTTTCAGAGGTCAACCGCGCCTGGCAACGTTTCTCTGCCCCCCATCGCACCGTTATCACCCTTTCCTCCACCGGCGCATTATGCAGCCAGCGCAATAATTCCACTTACTGCGACATGAACGGTCCGTATGGCAGCTGGCTGTGGATGCCCCAATCACTGATCGCTAAACATGAAGTGCATCTGGTGGATCTGCACATGCATGACAAACCCAGCGCCCGCGCCAGGATCGATGCCATCAGGCAAGAACTGGAACGCCTGGATGTCAGTTTGCCGCTCTCTTCGGATAACACGTTTGCGCTGATTTATTGCGATGGCCTGGCTGCGTCGGAAGGGTTTCTGATGCAAGCCTGGTATGCCTGCCGCCGTTTCCCCTGTCTGACCATTGGCGGCGCGGCAGGCGGGCGGCTCGATTTCAGCGGAACCTACATCGGTGCGGACAATACGGTGCTGCAAGGAAAAGCCGTGATTGTGTTCTGCCAGATGGCGCCCGGTAAGTCTTTTGCGCCGTTCAAGAGCCAGAACTTTGATCCGACAAAACAAAGCTGGCTGGTGGCGGAAGCCGACCCCGTCGCCCGCACGGTTAAGTCCGTCTTTGACGCCAACGGCCATGAGCAACCCATCATTGAGGCGATCGCCTCATGTTTGCGCTGCCCGCCGAACCAAATCAGCCAGCATCTGACAGGAAAAACCTTTGCGGTTAAAGTCAACGATGAATACTTCGTCCGATCCATCGCATCGATTAAAGAAGACCGCATTGCCTTTTTCTGCGATCTGGAGTTTGGCGACCGTCTGTATCTTATGCAGTCAACGGATTTTATCGCCACAACCGAGCGGGACTGGCAACAGTTCATATCGCAATATGGCAAACCGGATCTTGTTCTACTCAATGACTGTGTACTACGCCGTGCGGGCAACCCCAATTTGGAACAGGCCCAATTCTTTGATCAGGTCCCCGCGGCGGGTTTTTCCAGTTTTGGTGAAATTCTGGGTGTGCCGATCAACCAGACGCTATCTGCGCTGGCATTTTTCAGTCGTGATGTTAAGGCGATGACGCACTTCCCGGTCGAATACGCCGCGTATGCTGGCCACTACGCTCAGCGTTCCCTGCGGCGTTGGGAAGCCTTGCATGACATTCAGTCCGCGGTGGTCAAACAAGTGGTCGATTACGAGCAGGCGCTGGCGCCATTGCTAACGGCCATGCCGCAGCTTGAGCAGGCAACGTTACGACAAAGCGATACGCTGGATGTGGCCCAGACCAGTATTCGCGCGATTAGCGAATCCGCCGCAAAGACGCAGGAAGCGCAGATCCGGCTTGAAACCGGCCTCAACGATCTGGAGCGTATTTCAAAAGGCATCAGTCATATCACCAGCGGCATTAACGCCATTGCGGATAAAACCAATCTGCTGGCGCTGAATGCGGCGGTGGAGGCCGCGCGCGCCGGCGAGGCGGGCCGGGGATTCGCCGTGGTCGCCGACGAGGTACGCAAACTGGCCAGCTCATCCAAAGAGCAGGTGGATGCCACCACTCACAGCATCAACGAAGCCGTTGAAACCATCGCGCATATTCGCACCATTGCACAGCAGACGGTAACGACGACAACGCAGATGGCGGATAAAAGCATCTCGGCGGCGAATCAAATCGCCGATATGAGCGCGGAAACCGAGAAAGACCGGTCCAATATGACCGCTAACCTGGGTAATTTGAAGGATCTTGCCAAAGGTATGGATGCTATGCAGGATGCCGTCAACCAGTTGACCACCCTGCAAAAACTCGCCTCCTCCTAA
- the ogt gene encoding methylated-DNA--[protein]-cysteine S-methyltransferase: MQTFLFDTLPTPIGELLLIADENYHLRAVEWREYEEKLSQSLNKRYRHDPFVLKACNNPGGLTDALRAYFAGDLHIIETLPVAAAGTDFQHQVWQALRTISCGSTTTYGDLAARLGQPGAARAVGLANGANPISIVVPCHRVIGAQGALTGYAGGIHRKQWLLTHEGYLPQRNLFNTDH, from the coding sequence ATGCAGACATTTTTATTTGACACGCTACCAACGCCCATCGGGGAATTATTATTGATTGCCGATGAAAATTATCACCTTAGGGCGGTGGAATGGCGTGAATATGAAGAAAAATTATCTCAATCTCTGAATAAGCGTTATCGCCACGATCCATTCGTGTTAAAAGCCTGTAATAATCCTGGTGGATTAACCGATGCTCTGCGCGCCTATTTCGCCGGCGACCTGCATATCATTGAAACGCTGCCGGTAGCCGCCGCCGGCACCGACTTTCAGCACCAGGTATGGCAGGCGCTTCGCACTATATCCTGTGGCAGTACAACCACTTATGGCGATTTGGCCGCCAGACTCGGCCAACCGGGCGCCGCGCGCGCCGTTGGTCTGGCCAATGGCGCCAACCCGATCAGCATCGTGGTCCCCTGCCATCGTGTTATCGGTGCGCAAGGCGCGCTCACCGGTTATGCCGGCGGCATTCATCGCAAACAATGGTTATTAACCCACGAAGGGTATTTGCCACAGCGGAATTTATTCAATACCGACCATTAA
- the fnr gene encoding fumarate/nitrate reduction transcriptional regulator Fnr, whose translation MIPEKRIIRRIQSGGCAIHCQDCSISQLCIPFTLNEHELDQLDNIIERKKPIQKGQALFKAGDELKSLYAIRSGTIKSYTITEQGDEQITGFHLAGDLVGFDAIGNAQHPSFAQALETSMVCEIPFETLDDLSGKMPNLRQQMMRLMSGEIRGDQDMILLLSKKNAEERLAAFIYNLSRRFAQRGFSPREFRLTMTRGDIGNYLGLTVETISRLLGRFQKSGMLAVKGKYITIENIETLAELAGNSRSKA comes from the coding sequence ATGATTCCTGAAAAGCGAATAATCCGACGCATTCAGTCTGGCGGTTGCGCAATCCATTGTCAGGACTGCAGCATCAGCCAGCTGTGTATTCCTTTCACGCTGAACGAGCATGAACTTGACCAGCTCGACAACATCATCGAAAGGAAGAAACCCATCCAGAAAGGGCAAGCGTTGTTCAAGGCCGGTGATGAACTGAAATCACTGTACGCCATCCGCTCAGGCACCATCAAAAGCTACACCATCACCGAACAGGGTGACGAGCAGATCACCGGTTTCCATCTGGCGGGCGATCTGGTCGGGTTCGACGCCATCGGCAACGCCCAGCACCCCAGCTTTGCTCAGGCGCTGGAAACCTCCATGGTGTGCGAGATTCCGTTTGAAACGCTGGATGACCTGTCCGGCAAAATGCCTAATCTGCGTCAGCAGATGATGCGGTTGATGAGCGGCGAAATCCGTGGCGATCAGGACATGATCCTGTTGTTGTCAAAGAAAAACGCCGAAGAGCGACTGGCGGCGTTCATCTACAACCTGTCCCGCCGTTTCGCCCAGCGCGGCTTCTCACCTCGCGAATTCCGCCTGACCATGACCCGCGGCGACATCGGCAACTACCTTGGCCTGACGGTGGAAACCATCAGTCGCCTGCTCGGCCGTTTCCAGAAAAGCGGCATGCTGGCGGTGAAAGGCAAATACATCACCATCGAAAATATCGAAACGCTGGCCGAACTGGCCGGCAACTCACGTAGCAAAGCGTAG
- the uspE gene encoding universal stress protein UspE, whose protein sequence is MAKYQNLLVAIDPNQDDQPALRRAVYLVQRLGGRIKAFLPIYDFSYEMTTLLSPDERTEMRQGVIAQRTEWIAEQCKYYLDAGIAIDIKVVWHNKPYEAIIQEVIAGKHDLLLKMAHQHDRLEAVIFTPTDWQLLRKCPCPVWMVKDQPWPEDSRALVAVNLASEDPYHDPLNIKLVSEALDLARQVNQTEVHLVGAYPVTPINIAIELPDFDPGVYNGAIRGQHLLAMKSLRQKFNLDERVTHVEKGLPEEVIPDLAEHLQAGVVVLGSLGRTGLSAAFIGNTVEHVIDHLKCDLLAIKPDDFVSPVTLQGEADHPDENA, encoded by the coding sequence ATGGCGAAGTATCAGAACTTACTGGTAGCTATTGACCCCAATCAGGATGACCAGCCCGCGTTACGACGGGCCGTTTATCTGGTCCAGCGGCTTGGTGGCCGTATCAAGGCATTTTTGCCTATTTACGACTTTTCCTACGAAATGACCACCCTGCTCTCTCCGGATGAAAGAACCGAGATGAGACAAGGGGTTATCGCCCAACGAACCGAATGGATTGCGGAACAGTGTAAATACTATCTTGATGCGGGAATCGCTATTGATATCAAGGTAGTCTGGCATAACAAACCTTATGAAGCCATTATTCAGGAGGTCATTGCCGGCAAACACGACTTATTGCTCAAAATGGCTCATCAGCACGACCGGCTGGAAGCGGTGATTTTCACTCCGACCGACTGGCAGTTGTTGCGTAAATGCCCTTGCCCGGTGTGGATGGTGAAAGATCAGCCGTGGCCGGAAGATAGCCGTGCGCTGGTGGCGGTCAATCTGGCCAGCGAAGACCCGTATCACGATCCGCTCAATATCAAGCTGGTGTCGGAAGCGCTGGATCTGGCCCGGCAGGTCAATCAGACCGAGGTCCATCTGGTGGGCGCCTATCCGGTCACGCCCATCAATATCGCCATCGAATTGCCGGATTTCGACCCCGGCGTTTACAACGGCGCCATTCGTGGTCAGCACCTGCTGGCGATGAAATCACTGCGACAGAAATTCAACCTGGACGAGCGGGTTACCCATGTGGAAAAAGGGCTGCCGGAAGAAGTGATTCCCGACCTGGCAGAACATTTGCAAGCGGGCGTGGTGGTGCTGGGATCGCTGGGGCGGACCGGTTTGTCCGCTGCGTTTATCGGCAACACGGTGGAGCATGTGATTGATCACCTGAAGTGCGATCTGCTGGCTATCAAGCCGGACGATTTCGTCTCTCCGGTGACCTTGCAAGGGGAAGCCGACCACCCGGACGAAAACGCCTGA
- the pntB gene encoding Re/Si-specific NAD(P)(+) transhydrogenase subunit beta — protein MSGGLVTAAYIVAAILFIFSLAGLSKHETSRQGNIFGISGMTIALLATILGPNAGNVGWIIAAMVIGGAIGVHLARKVEMTEMPELVAILHSFVGLAAVLVGFNSFIGEGDIADPIMENIHLTEVFLGIFIGSVTFTGSIVAFGKLRGLFSSKPLMLPNRHKLNLLALVLSFLLLLVFVKTGSVAMQVFALLLMTLIALAFGWHLVASIGGADMPVVVSMLNSYSGWAAAAAGFMLSNDLLIVTGALVGSSGAILSYIMCKAMNRSFISVIAGGFGTDGSSTSSDEAVGEHRETTAEEVAELLKNSTSVIITPGYGMAVAQAQYPVHDITAKLRARGVNVRFGIHPVAGRLPGHMNVLLAEAKVPYDIVLEMDEINDDFADTDTVLVIGANDTVNPAAQEDPHSPIAGMPVLEVWKAQNVIVFKRSMNTGYAGVQNPLFFKENTQMLFGDAKESVEAILKAL, from the coding sequence ATGTCTGGAGGACTAGTGACGGCAGCGTATATCGTTGCTGCAATTTTGTTTATTTTCAGCCTGGCTGGCTTATCCAAACACGAGACGTCCCGTCAGGGGAACATTTTCGGCATCAGCGGGATGACCATTGCGCTGCTGGCGACCATTCTTGGGCCGAACGCCGGCAACGTGGGGTGGATTATCGCGGCGATGGTGATTGGCGGCGCTATCGGCGTGCATCTGGCTCGCAAAGTGGAAATGACCGAGATGCCGGAGCTGGTGGCGATTCTGCACAGTTTTGTCGGTCTGGCGGCGGTGCTGGTCGGTTTTAACAGCTTTATCGGCGAAGGCGATATTGCCGACCCGATCATGGAAAATATCCATCTGACCGAAGTGTTTCTGGGGATTTTCATCGGTTCGGTAACCTTTACCGGCTCGATCGTCGCGTTTGGCAAGCTACGCGGTTTGTTCTCATCTAAACCGCTGATGTTGCCTAACCGTCATAAGCTGAATCTGCTGGCGCTGGTATTGTCATTCCTGCTGTTGCTGGTGTTTGTTAAAACCGGCAGCGTAGCAATGCAGGTGTTTGCGCTGTTGCTGATGACGCTGATTGCGCTGGCGTTTGGCTGGCATCTGGTGGCGTCTATCGGCGGCGCGGATATGCCGGTGGTGGTTTCCATGCTGAACTCCTATTCCGGTTGGGCCGCGGCGGCCGCTGGCTTCATGTTGAGCAACGATCTGCTGATCGTTACCGGCGCGTTGGTCGGGTCTTCCGGCGCCATCCTGTCTTACATCATGTGCAAGGCGATGAACCGGTCGTTCATTAGCGTGATTGCCGGTGGTTTCGGTACCGATGGTTCTTCCACCAGCAGTGATGAGGCGGTGGGCGAGCATCGTGAAACCACGGCGGAAGAGGTGGCGGAACTGCTGAAAAACTCCACGTCGGTGATCATTACACCGGGGTACGGCATGGCGGTGGCGCAGGCACAGTATCCGGTGCATGACATTACCGCCAAACTGCGGGCGCGCGGCGTCAACGTGCGTTTCGGTATCCACCCGGTGGCCGGGCGTTTGCCGGGGCATATGAACGTGCTGCTGGCGGAAGCCAAAGTGCCTTACGACATTGTGTTGGAAATGGATGAAATCAATGATGATTTCGCTGATACCGACACCGTGCTGGTGATCGGCGCCAACGACACCGTCAATCCGGCGGCGCAGGAAGATCCGCATAGCCCGATTGCCGGTATGCCGGTGCTGGAAGTGTGGAAAGCGCAAAACGTGATTGTGTTCAAACGGTCGATGAATACCGGCTATGCCGGTGTACAGAACCCGCTGTTCTTCAAGGAAAACACCCAGATGCTGTTTGGCGATGCCAAAGAAAGCGTCGAGGCGATTCTGAAAGCGCTGTAA
- the pntA gene encoding Re/Si-specific NAD(P)(+) transhydrogenase subunit alpha yields the protein MRIGVPKERLANEARVAATPKTVEQLLKLGFEVAIERGAGKLASFEDEAYEQAGATILDTAAVWQSDILLKVNAPLDEEVELTRAGSTIISFIWPAQNPALLETLAARQVTVLAMDSVPRISRAQSMDALSSMANIAGYRAIVEAAHEFGRFFTGQITAAGKVPPAKVLIIGAGVAGLAAIGAAGSLGAIVRAFDTRPEVKEQVKSMGAEFLELEFEEEAGSGDGYAKVMSEAFIKAEMALFAAQAQEVDILVTTALIPGKPAPRLITKEMVQSMKPGSVIVDLAAQTGGNCELTVADRVTVTENGVKIIGYTDLPSRLPTQSSQLYGTNLVNLLKLLCKEKNGEIEIDFEDTVIRGVTVIKAGEITWPAPPIQVSAQPQQAKPAAAAVAQQDAKPASPWKKFIFIAIAIVLFGWLANVAPKEFLSHFTVFALSCVVGYYVVWNVSHALHTPLMSVTNAISGIIVVGALLQIGHGGWVSFFSFIAVLIASINIFGGFTVTQRMLKMFRKN from the coding sequence ATGCGTATTGGTGTACCAAAAGAGAGGTTGGCCAATGAAGCCCGTGTCGCAGCCACGCCAAAAACGGTGGAGCAGCTGCTGAAACTGGGCTTTGAGGTCGCCATTGAGCGTGGGGCCGGAAAACTCGCCAGTTTTGAGGATGAGGCTTACGAGCAGGCCGGCGCAACGATTCTGGATACGGCGGCTGTCTGGCAGAGCGATATCCTGCTCAAGGTTAACGCCCCGCTGGATGAGGAAGTGGAATTGACCCGTGCCGGAAGCACGATCATCAGCTTCATCTGGCCGGCGCAGAACCCGGCATTGCTGGAAACGCTGGCGGCCCGCCAGGTGACGGTGCTGGCGATGGATTCCGTTCCCCGTATTTCGCGCGCACAGTCGATGGATGCGTTGAGTTCAATGGCGAATATTGCCGGTTATCGCGCCATTGTCGAAGCCGCGCATGAATTCGGCCGTTTCTTCACCGGTCAGATCACGGCGGCGGGTAAAGTGCCGCCGGCCAAGGTGCTGATCATCGGCGCGGGCGTGGCGGGTCTGGCCGCGATTGGCGCGGCAGGCAGCCTGGGCGCCATTGTGCGTGCGTTTGATACCCGCCCGGAAGTGAAAGAACAGGTTAAAAGCATGGGCGCCGAGTTCCTGGAGCTGGAATTCGAAGAAGAAGCCGGCAGCGGCGACGGCTACGCCAAGGTGATGTCTGAAGCCTTTATCAAGGCGGAAATGGCGTTGTTCGCGGCGCAGGCGCAAGAGGTGGATATTCTTGTCACCACGGCGCTGATCCCCGGCAAACCGGCTCCGCGCTTGATCACCAAAGAGATGGTGCAGAGCATGAAACCCGGCAGCGTGATTGTCGACCTGGCGGCCCAGACCGGCGGTAACTGCGAGCTGACCGTCGCGGATCGGGTCACGGTGACGGAAAATGGTGTGAAAATCATCGGTTATACCGATCTGCCGAGCCGTTTGCCGACCCAGTCTTCACAACTGTACGGCACCAATCTGGTGAACCTGTTGAAGCTGCTGTGCAAAGAGAAGAACGGCGAGATCGAGATCGATTTCGAGGATACCGTCATCCGTGGCGTAACGGTCATCAAGGCCGGCGAAATCACCTGGCCGGCGCCGCCGATTCAGGTTTCCGCTCAGCCGCAACAGGCCAAACCGGCCGCGGCGGCCGTCGCGCAGCAGGACGCTAAACCCGCGTCGCCCTGGAAGAAATTTATTTTCATCGCTATCGCGATTGTGCTGTTTGGCTGGCTGGCGAATGTGGCGCCGAAAGAGTTCCTGTCGCACTTCACCGTATTCGCGCTGTCCTGCGTGGTGGGGTACTACGTGGTCTGGAACGTCAGCCACGCGCTGCATACGCCGTTGATGTCGGTCACCAATGCCATTTCCGGCATCATTGTGGTGGGCGCGTTGTTGCAGATCGGACATGGTGGATGGGTGTCCTTTTTCTCTTTCATCGCCGTGCTGATCGCCAGCATCAATATTTTCGGCGGGTTTACCGTCACTCAGCGCATGCTGAAAATGTTCCGCAAGAATTAA
- the ydgH gene encoding DUF1471 family protein YdgH: protein MKLKTSVVASTLLSIVAFSAQAAQELTPEKAESLKPFERITFLGRYDAIYEAASDASKKADERGAAAFYIQSTSEVNGGRWAVTVDLYHKDAPEATKDTNYREFSGVKELPKDDAVRLEPYDTVTVTGYFGNQPEVNEAIGKAAKQKNAYSFYIVRQVDINSSGATQSITAFVYKKDAPKRQVQSPDAIPANSEAGKAAIAAGGAAASKVEIPGVATSSSLSNKVGNFFQTQSSSVGSRYSVTMPDGTKIQELNNATAAQMAPFDSISFRDSFSSPTDISEEVAKRAAKKGAKFYHITKEWQENGDHYTISADLYK, encoded by the coding sequence ATGAAGCTGAAAACTAGCGTTGTTGCATCAACTCTTTTATCAATAGTAGCGTTTTCGGCGCAGGCTGCGCAGGAACTTACGCCAGAGAAAGCAGAATCACTAAAACCCTTTGAGCGTATTACCTTTTTAGGTCGTTACGATGCCATTTACGAAGCAGCGTCCGATGCCTCTAAAAAGGCGGATGAGCGTGGCGCGGCGGCTTTTTATATCCAAAGCACCTCGGAAGTGAACGGTGGGCGCTGGGCCGTTACCGTGGATCTGTACCACAAGGACGCGCCGGAAGCGACCAAAGACACCAACTACCGTGAATTCAGCGGCGTGAAAGAACTGCCGAAAGATGACGCGGTACGTCTGGAACCCTATGACACGGTCACAGTCACCGGTTATTTTGGCAACCAGCCGGAAGTGAATGAAGCCATTGGCAAAGCAGCCAAGCAGAAAAACGCGTATTCCTTCTATATCGTGCGTCAGGTCGATATCAACTCCAGCGGCGCAACCCAGTCCATCACCGCTTTCGTCTACAAAAAAGATGCGCCGAAACGTCAGGTGCAAAGCCCGGACGCCATCCCGGCAAACTCGGAAGCCGGCAAAGCAGCGATTGCCGCTGGCGGCGCAGCGGCTTCCAAAGTGGAAATCCCTGGCGTAGCTACCTCTTCTAGCCTGAGTAATAAAGTGGGTAACTTTTTCCAGACCCAGTCTTCCTCTGTCGGATCACGTTACAGCGTCACCATGCCCGATGGCACAAAAATTCAGGAGCTGAATAACGCGACGGCGGCACAGATGGCACCGTTTGACTCCATTAGCTTCCGTGATAGCTTCAGTAGCCCCACGGATATTTCTGAAGAGGTAGCGAAGCGAGCGGCGAAAAAAGGCGCCAAGTTCTACCACATCACCAAAGAGTGGCAGGAAAACGGCGACCACTACACCATCAGCGCCGACTTGTATAAATAA